The genomic DNA GAAATTTCATTTCGAAATATATCCGAACGTAATTCCCCAAGTTCTTTGTTACCCGAAAAGTAAACGGTACTCGTTTCACTGTAATTGTAAACGGATTGGTTCATTTGTTCCTTACTAAGGACTTTCTGGTCTTGAACAAGCGATGCAAAGTAGCCAAATGCAAGCCCGCCGGCAAAGAATGAAAAAATAAGTCCGATACTGATAAAAATTAAAAACATGTTCCAAATGACTTTGTATGTAATTCGGCTTCCTTTTAAAATACGCTTGTCCCGCAGCCATTGAACGGCTTTGCGATAGGACGATTTTATTTGTTCTCTATTAAACGTCATGGGCCGGACCCCCTTTTCTATAAATCAATAGACATAACCCATCCTATCATATAATAAAAGATTATGGGGGAAATGAAAAGACCCACCCATTCTTCTTATCTATTTAAGATAAAGGCTCTGCTAAACGGGACTGTCAGTTCCAGGCATTCGCTGCGGAATCTTCAGCTGCCGCTTTGCTCGCAGGACTCTAGTAAAGGCATCTTGAGTAAGCGACGCTGAGGAACACACCAAGTTTAAGTGTTACGAACCTCAACGGTCTTCCTCTGCCATCAACGAAGTGCCAAAAATAAGAATGACCTTTAACATAGCCAAGATAAAAAAAGAAACTTGGACGATTGTCCAAGTTTCTTCTGAATCAAATATTAACGTGAGTAGTACTCAACGATAAGCGCTTCAGTGATTTCGGCAGGCAGCTCTGAACGTTCAGGGTAACGATCGTAAGACCCTTCAAGCTTTTCATCCTCAAAGCTTAAATACTCTGGTACAAAGTCGTTGAGTTCAACGGCTTCTTTAATGATACTTAAGTTTTGGGATTTCTCACGGACACCAATGGTTTGACCGGGCTTAAGACGGTAGGAAGGAATATCAACCCGTTTTCCGTCGACGGTAATATGACCATGAGAAACCAATTGCCGGGATTGACGGCGTGTCCGAGCAAGTCCTAAACGATAAACAAGGTTATCAAGGCGTGATTCAAGCAAAATCATGAAGTTCTCGCCGTGAACACCTTTCATCTTACCGGCTTGATCAAAAATGCTGCGGAATTGGCGCTCATTTAAACCGTACATAAACCGAAGCTTTTGTTTTTCCTGTTGTTGTAGACCGAATTCCGATTGTTTGCGGCGTTGATTAGCGCCATGTTGTCCGGGAGCATAAGGACGTTTTTCAAGTTCTTTGCCGGTACCTGTTAGAGAAATACCGTAACGACGCGCCTTTTTCCAAAGCGGTCCAGTATAGCGAGCCATAAAGACTCCTCCTTTGTCATTTTATTAACTGTATAAAATGACAGTTCCATCTAATAACTTGTTAACGAAGTCATTTTGTTTTCATGTACCTTCGCCCGACAGTGAAAGGGTTACGCAGTACACCTCTTTAATTATGAGGAACAAAATGAAGAGGGCCTTCATCACTCATTATTAGCCACTGTCTCATTTTACACAAAAACTATTATAGCTTTTGTAGTGGGGGCGTGTCAAGGTAATTAAATATGTTTTAACAACACATCGACAAATGATTCTAAATTGATTTGATCAGTTTCAGAAAATCGCCCGATGATCGGTGCATCAATATCGAGGACCCCAAACACTTCACCATTTTTAATAATGGGGACGACAATTTCTGATTGGGAATTGGCATCGCAAGCGATATGACCTTCAAACACGTTAACATCGTGGACGCGAACGGTCGTTTGTTGTTGTGCTGCCGTTCCGCATACCCCTTTACCTATGGGAATACGAACACAGGCAGGTAAACCCTGGAACGGACCTAAAACTAATTCGCTACCATCATGAACATAGAAGCCTACCCAGTTAATCTCATCAAGAAATTGATTGAGCAGAGCACTAGCATTTGCTAAATTGGCCGTGATATTGCTCTCACCTTCGAGCAAGGCATCGAGCTGTTTAAGGGCAAGCTGCCAATTGTTTTCGGATGCTCCTTGATATGAACTGACATTAAACATCAAAATCCTCCTTGTTTCATAGAAAAAACTTAAAATGATTGTTAGGAATTATAGAATGATGACTCCATTTGTCAAATTGTATTTAAAGGAATCGACCATGCACCGCCGAACATGTTTATATAAGGCGTAAAGATAGAATAAGGTGGTGAATATAGTTGAAGCACCCCCAAGAGCATACTAAAACCAAAATTCTTCAGACGGCAGGAAAACTTTTTAACATGTACGGCTTTCATGGAACGTCTGTTAGAGAGATTGCTAAAGATGCCCACGTTAATGTTTCCCTGATTTCCTATTACTTTGGCGGCAAACACTCATTATTAGAAAAACTTATGTCTGCTTTTTGGGAAGGTTATCTTGAAGTCATTGAAACATCCATGAATCAGCTTAGCACATTAAATATCACTGACAGGCTTGTCACCGTTGCAGATCGCTTGTTAACCTATCAAAGTGACAATACGTTCATGGCAAGATTTGTTCATAGAGAGATGACTACTGATTCGGTATTAACACGTGAACTCATGACGACGTATTTAATGAAAGAGAAGTATTTGTATGAAACGATCTTTGCTCATGCTGACAGCAAAAATGAGATGAACGCCGTATTCATAGATATGGTCATTATGCAGTTTAGGGAACTGATTAATTTGCCATATATGCAGTCCCAATACATTCAAAAAGTTCATTTCTTTCAACTAGATAGTCCCTATTTTCGAAAACAGTATCTTAAAGCCATTAGACAATGGGTCGAACAGACGGTCTCTCAAAGTAATGATGCCTCATCCCACGCCCAACGGATAACCAGCATATTATCCTAACCAGCCGCTAGTGACGGCTGGTTTTTTAGTACGGAATTGCTCTTATTAAATCATAAACTTAAAAAGGCATTCAAGCGATGAGGTGGAATCGGTTGATTTTTTTACTATATACGAGAAAATTTTTGAAAAATACTTAGTCAAATGACAGATTACATGATATCATAAAACTACAAAATCATGCGTTTTTCGGCACTTAGTGACAGATACTTGAATAGAAGTGCCTTAATATACAAAAGAAGCATTCATTTATTGTATGATTGTTCGTGTGAATGGGGGAATTTCCTATGTTTTACATAATCATTGGTTTTCTCTGCTTAGCCGTTATTCTTGTCGGTTACGGCTCAATCATGAGAAAACGCGTTTATAATCAAATTGACCGCTATGAATCGTGGAAAATTGACATCATGAATCGCCCGGTTACAGAGGAAATTGCCCGTGTTAAGCAATTGAAAGTTATCGGTGAAACAGAACAAAAATTTGAAGCTTGGCGATCAGATTGGGATGATGTTGTAACCGTCCAATTGCCGGCTGTTGAAGAAAAGTTATTTGAAGCGGAAGATTATGTTGATAAATTCCGGTTCAAACGGGCTGGTGCAGTTCTGAGTCGTATCGATGAAGATCTTAATGCCATTGAAGAACGGATTCGAGCGATGTTGGATGATTTAAATGAAGTCGTTGACAGTGAGCAACAAAATCGACAAGATATAACCGGGGTTAAAGAAAAGTACCATACGCTTAAGAAGCGATTAATCACCCATCCTGCAGAATTTCAAGATGCTGTTAAGTATTTAGAGCAGCAAATGCATGAGGTTGAAAATCAGTTTAAGCAATATGAGGCTGAAACGGACAACGGGAATTACATTAAAGCAAGGGAAGTTCTCGTTCATATTGAAAGCCAACAAAATCAAATCGAAGAATGGATGCAGATCATACCGAATCGTTATAGGGATATTAAAGTAACGATTCCTAATAAACTGAAGGAAATACAATCGGGCTATGAGGAAATGCTTGAGCAGGGATATGTGTTGGATCATTTAAGTGTTCAGGAACAAATTGATGAAATCTCAAGTCACTTGAAAGTGATGGAAGAGGGCATGAAACAAGGTGAAATCACCAAAGTATCGCAAAGCTTGGAAGATACGTTCGGTCAGTTTGAAGTGATGTATGACGCTCTTGAAAAAGAAGTCAATAGTCGCAAGGCATTTATGGAAACATCAGTAACACTGGAAAATGACATTCGGGTTGTCGGCGAAAAAATTAACACGATCGATCAAGAAACTCAGACGGTTCAGCAAACTTATCGTATTGACCAAGAAGATATTGAGGCGAAACAACAGATTGATAGGACCTTTAATCAGTTGCAGACGGAATTCAATGAGGTTCATCAAGCCATTAATGAAAAAAAGCGGGCTTTTAGTATCGTTCTTGAAAAAGTTGAAGACATGCGGATGCATTTGGAGACATTGCGGGAAAGTGCCAATGAATTTCATGAACAATTAAAGACGCTCAGAAAAGATGAGCTGATAGCAAAGGAAAACGTTAGTGAGCTCAAACAAAAATTGTTGGATGCCAGACGTATCATGCAGAAAGGTAATCTTCCAGGGGTTCCTGAATTTTACATAGACATCATTGACGATGCTCATGATATCCTTAATGAAGTGAGTAATGAATTAAATCAAAAGCCATTGGAAATGACGACTGTTAATCAATTACTGGAGGAAGCCTATGAAAAGGTTAACCACTCCTATGAAGCCAGTCAAACGATGGTCAACAACGCGGTGTTGTCGGAACGACTCATTCAACTCGGAAATAAGTATCGTAGCAATCAACCTGATTTAGATCAAGCATTACAAAAGGCTGAACAATTTTTTCGAAGTTATAATTACCAAGACGCTTATGAAGTTGCAGCGGCGGCTATGGAAGATATTGAACCAGATGCTGTTAAGCAGGTCAATGCGGATCTTGAGAATATTAGTTAATCCCCTCATAGCAGGGGATTTTTAGATGAAAAGGAGTTCAATTGAATGATTTATCTTGATAATAGTGCGACGACGAAACCTTATCCTGAGGTTTTAGATACATTCCGTCAAGTATCAGAACAATTCTTTGCTAATCCATCATCCCTTCACAGTTTGGGCGGGCAATCGGAGAATTTACTCAAAAAAGCTCGTCAACAAGCTGCCGGCCTGTTAAATGTCAAAGATAGCGAAATCATGTTTACATCAGGCGGCACTGAAGGAAACAATGCAGCTATAAAAGGGAGCGCCTTAACTTTCGGGCACAGGGGCCGACATGTTATTACATCAACGGTCGAACATTCAGCATCCTACGAGTCGTTTCGGCAGTTGGAGCAGCTCGGCTTTGATGTAACTTATTTGCCGGTTGATGATGAAGGCCGAATTTCTTTGGAACAATTTCAGCAATCATTAAGAGATGACACTATTCTTGTTTCTTTAATCCATGTTAATAACGAATTGGGGACCATCCAACCTGTAATGGATATTGCTAATATATTGAAATCATATCCAAAAACATTGCTTCATATTGATCATGTTCAGGGAATTGGTAAAGTTCCTTTGGATTTAAATCATGAAGGCATTGATTTTTGTACGATTTCAGGCCATAAATTTCATGGTCTTAAAGGGACAGGAATTTTATATGTCAAGGATGGCGTGAATTTATCATCGCTGTTATCCGGTGGCGGTCAAGAAATGGGCCGACGCGCGGGAACTGAAAATTTAGCGGGAATTGTAGCGTTGACGAAGGCCTTGCGGATAACATTAGAACACTTCCGAACCGACTTGTCATCTATGCAGCAAATGCTTATGAAAATTCGTGCTCATTATACGAATCGGTCAGTCGTTCAAATAAACACTCCAGAAGAGGGTGCTGCCCCCCATATTCTTAATATAACGGTCAAAGGCATCAAAGCTGAAGTGTTAATCCATGCATTGGAAGACCATGATATATATATATCAACGAAATCTGCTTGCTCGTCACAAGAAATGGGTGCCAGCCGCATTCTATTGGCCTCTGGCCTAAATAATGATGATGCCAACCAAGCGGTGAGAATTAGTCTATCATATAACAACACAATGGCAGATATGGATCAATTTCTGACCGTAATGGATGACAAAATCGCACAATTGCAGGAAGTTATGGGGTGAGACAATGAAATTCGATGAGTTAATTCTTCGATTTGGCGAACTTGGTTTAAAAGGGAAAAACCGTAAATTTTTTATTGATCAACTTTTTCACAATGTGAAAGAAGCGCTTCATTCCTTTGAAGCTATCCGTGTTAAGAAGCAATTTGATCATATTGAAATTGCTTTGCACGGGACAGCCTATGAAACCGTAGCCCATGCT from Tuberibacillus sp. Marseille-P3662 includes the following:
- the rpsD gene encoding 30S ribosomal protein S4, whose product is MARYTGPLWKKARRYGISLTGTGKELEKRPYAPGQHGANQRRKQSEFGLQQQEKQKLRFMYGLNERQFRSIFDQAGKMKGVHGENFMILLESRLDNLVYRLGLARTRRQSRQLVSHGHITVDGKRVDIPSYRLKPGQTIGVREKSQNLSIIKEAVELNDFVPEYLSFEDEKLEGSYDRYPERSELPAEITEALIVEYYSR
- a CDS encoding GAF domain-containing protein; its protein translation is MFNVSSYQGASENNWQLALKQLDALLEGESNITANLANASALLNQFLDEINWVGFYVHDGSELVLGPFQGLPACVRIPIGKGVCGTAAQQQTTVRVHDVNVFEGHIACDANSQSEIVVPIIKNGEVFGVLDIDAPIIGRFSETDQINLESFVDVLLKHI
- the refZ gene encoding forespore capture DNA-binding protein RefZ translates to MKHPQEHTKTKILQTAGKLFNMYGFHGTSVREIAKDAHVNVSLISYYFGGKHSLLEKLMSAFWEGYLEVIETSMNQLSTLNITDRLVTVADRLLTYQSDNTFMARFVHREMTTDSVLTRELMTTYLMKEKYLYETIFAHADSKNEMNAVFIDMVIMQFRELINLPYMQSQYIQKVHFFQLDSPYFRKQYLKAIRQWVEQTVSQSNDASSHAQRITSILS
- the ezrA gene encoding septation ring formation regulator EzrA; this translates as MFYIIIGFLCLAVILVGYGSIMRKRVYNQIDRYESWKIDIMNRPVTEEIARVKQLKVIGETEQKFEAWRSDWDDVVTVQLPAVEEKLFEAEDYVDKFRFKRAGAVLSRIDEDLNAIEERIRAMLDDLNEVVDSEQQNRQDITGVKEKYHTLKKRLITHPAEFQDAVKYLEQQMHEVENQFKQYEAETDNGNYIKAREVLVHIESQQNQIEEWMQIIPNRYRDIKVTIPNKLKEIQSGYEEMLEQGYVLDHLSVQEQIDEISSHLKVMEEGMKQGEITKVSQSLEDTFGQFEVMYDALEKEVNSRKAFMETSVTLENDIRVVGEKINTIDQETQTVQQTYRIDQEDIEAKQQIDRTFNQLQTEFNEVHQAINEKKRAFSIVLEKVEDMRMHLETLRESANEFHEQLKTLRKDELIAKENVSELKQKLLDARRIMQKGNLPGVPEFYIDIIDDAHDILNEVSNELNQKPLEMTTVNQLLEEAYEKVNHSYEASQTMVNNAVLSERLIQLGNKYRSNQPDLDQALQKAEQFFRSYNYQDAYEVAAAAMEDIEPDAVKQVNADLENIS
- a CDS encoding cysteine desulfurase family protein yields the protein MIYLDNSATTKPYPEVLDTFRQVSEQFFANPSSLHSLGGQSENLLKKARQQAAGLLNVKDSEIMFTSGGTEGNNAAIKGSALTFGHRGRHVITSTVEHSASYESFRQLEQLGFDVTYLPVDDEGRISLEQFQQSLRDDTILVSLIHVNNELGTIQPVMDIANILKSYPKTLLHIDHVQGIGKVPLDLNHEGIDFCTISGHKFHGLKGTGILYVKDGVNLSSLLSGGGQEMGRRAGTENLAGIVALTKALRITLEHFRTDLSSMQQMLMKIRAHYTNRSVVQINTPEEGAAPHILNITVKGIKAEVLIHALEDHDIYISTKSACSSQEMGASRILLASGLNNDDANQAVRISLSYNNTMADMDQFLTVMDDKIAQLQEVMG